A single window of Colletes latitarsis isolate SP2378_abdomen chromosome 11, iyColLati1, whole genome shotgun sequence DNA harbors:
- the LOC143347618 gene encoding uncharacterized protein LOC143347618 isoform X2, translated as MCTPCNRTYHGREGHTYKLDLPRPAEERLPFLCHLTFTAAGQGYGELVQLLWDAFSVGSVDPNTDSFVTSCPEGSLQLAELGRHFTGGSWCGAGEGKASYYSETSTVTASIRLFHAPSFVPFDFRLRYKFVARNEAVARLGKPDLPIERGSPVPGTYCSRNFYECHLKQCRLQSPNYPGEYPRNASCLITIRQMEVPTCKHAMISVKSTPAGPAGITTTNSTLSVWQDCPPEKDRLIFHDGVRPEDPILLIYCGGPLPQITARGPTMQVEFRSSPIAIPLGASALRLELEIQVVYVDSDGLDYAKEPQGCHFFVNGTNKRSGILRAPLHALPPNSSCTWNIKGSSGDRVWIYFSSYSQRDLTGSVENNASSQSDVPCAVKLIFWDGTTTTGFPIATLCDDTPKLCAHAALRNVTRSTRPCKEEESYITVAPSLTLRMETMLGTALHTVNFNAQYEFISTVQVGEPWGDGVCSRVWRKVRSGEVTTPRDVRLFGRGGSSKLECKYRIEAGADERVRLTLHNVSLGESTICTSEPDPHTGRPRCVQEVGSREARLVLYEAPWRDVRLPRACLCDNTSHLPLTHISSSKALEITFLVDQQAPYEDFETLFFYASFELVRAPECPRKQRVRGEGGELRFVAPPLSRPDIYCEGLPWLVEARGNRSLFVLTWGWFLPLEPLPVSEVNEQVKCPTSNRILLYSGWPPKLLKVVCPAEPGAREFTVHVFSEEWLVGADEGKWPGPPRPPALLLDFVARESGQAAASWLEISKSRAALRRQLRLPERGIENETTSHGDCPHKCPELSACIAASLWCDGRAHCPSGHDEASCGNGAKLLGLLPSEMWLVLAGVAGIIAAFACFFAVLINRSKTRTKGLHYKGTKKSNRPRQTPTGETLLGAAS; from the exons ATGTGTACACCCTGTAATCGTACTTATCATGGGCGAGAAGGGCACACGTACAAGTTGGATCTTCCAAGGCCTGCAGAGGAACGATTACCTTTCCTCTGTCATTTAACGTTCACCGCTGCTGGTCAGGGGTATGGAGAACTGGTACAACTTTTATGGGATGCATTTAGCGTGGGAAGCGTAGATCCGAATACCGACAGTTTTGTCACAAGCTGCCCTGAAGGATCGTTGCAGTTGGCAGAATTAGGTAGACATTTTACCGGTGGTTCATGGTGTGGAGCTGGAGAAGGAAAAGCTTCTTATTATAGCGAAACTAGTACTGTCACAGCATCTATACGACTGTTTCATGCCCCTTCCTTTGTACCATTCGACTTCCGTTTACGATATAAGTTTGTGGCACGCAATGAAGCAGTCGCTAGATTAGGGAAACCAGATCTTCCAATTGAACGGGGCTCTCCAGTGCCAGGTACATACTGCTCTAGAAACTTTTATGAATGTCACTTGAAACAGTGCAGATTACAGAGCCCAAATTACCCTGGAGAATATCCGAGAAATGCGAGCTGCCTGATCACTATAAGGCAAATGGAGGTGCCCACGTGCAAGCATGCCATGATTTCCGTGAAATCTACACCGGCTGGTCCAGCTGGGATAACTACCACTAATAGTACTTTAAGCGTATGGCAAGATTGCCCTCCGGAAAAGGATCGTCTCATCTTCCACGATGGTGTACGCCCAGAGGATCCAATTTTGTTGATTTACTGTGGAGGGCCTTTACCACAGATCACTGCCAGAGGTCCAACGATGCAAGTGGAGTTTCGAAGTTCACCGATAGCCATTCCTCTCGGTGCTTCTGCTTTACGACTCGAGTTAGAAATTCAAGTAGTTTACGTCGATTCCGACGGGCTCGATTACGCTAAAGAGCCGCAAGGCTGCCACTTTTTTGTAAATGGTACTAATAAAAGGAGTGGTATATTACGAGCACCGCTTCACGCACTGCCACCGAATTCCAGCTGCACCTGGAACATTAAAGGATCTTCCGGAGACAGAGTGTGGATTTATTTTTCTTCTTATTCTCAGAGAGATTTAACCGGTAGCGTTGAAAATAATGCTAGCTCACAGTCGGATGTTCCGTGCGcggtgaaattaattttttgggACGGTACAACGACTACTGGATTTCCAATAGCGACGCTTTGCGACGATACACCCAAGTTATGCGCTCACGCAGCTTTAAGAAACGTTACCAGAAGTACAAGACCGTGTAAAGAAGAAGAAAGTTACATCACGGTAGCACCATCTTTAACGTTGCGCATGGAAACGATGTTGGGCACTGCTCTTCACACTGTTAATTTCAAT GCACAATATGAATTTATCTCAACCGTTCAAGTTGGCGAACCTTGGGGCGACGGTGTGTGCAGCAGGGTTTGGCGTAAAGTTCGCAGTGGTGAAGTCACGACGCCACGTGATGTTCGTCTGTTTGGTCGGGGCGGATCCTCGAAATTAGAGTGCAAATATCGAATCGAGGCAGGCGCCGACGAAAGAGTGAGACTGACGTTGCACAACGTCAGTTTGGGCGAGTCAACCATTTGCACGAGCGAACCGGATCCTCATACCGGCCGACCACGTTGTGTTCAGGAAGTGGGTTCCAGAGAGGCTCGTTTAGTTTTATACGAAGCGCCTTGGCGGGACGTGAGACTTCCAAGAGCTTGTTTATGTGATAATACGTCGCATCTTCCATTGACCCACATTTCTTCGAGCAAAGCTCTGGAAATTACATTCTTGGTCGATCAACAAGCCCCGTACGAAGATTTCGAGACGCTTTTCTTTTATGCTAGTTTCGAGCTTGTTCGGGCACCCGAGTGCCCCAGGAAACAAAGAGTACGCGGAGAAG GTGGCGAGCTACGATTCGTTGCGCCGCCGCTGTCAAGGCCGGACATTTATTGCGAGGGACTCCCCTGGTTGGTAGAGGCACGCGGGAACAGGTCTCTGTTCGTGTTAACTTGGGGTTGGTTTCTTCCTCTTGAGCCTTTGCCTGTGTCAGAAGTGAACGAACAAGTGAAATGTCCGACGAGCAACAGAATCCTTCTTTACTCCGGTTGGCCACCGAAGCTCTTGAAGGTCGTATGTCCCGCAGAGCCGGGAGCAAGGGAGTTCACTGTTCACGTGTTCTCGGAAGAGTGGTTGGTAGGAGCCGACGAAGGTAAATGGCCAGGACCACCGCGACCGCCGGCGCTTTTGTTAGATTTCGTCGCGAGGGAATCCGGTCAGGCTGCAGCCTCCTGGCTCGAAATCTCGAAAAGCAGAGCCGCGCTTCGTAGACAGCTACGCCTACCCGAGAGAGGAATAGAAAATGAAACAACGAGTCACGGAGACTGTCCTCATAAATGTCCCGAGCTGAGTGCTTGTATCGCCGCGAGTCTTTGGTGCGACGGAAGAGCGCACTGTCCATCCGGACACGACGAAGCTAGTTGCGGTAACGGCGCAAAATTACTCGGGCTACTTCCTTCGGAGATGTGGCTTGTACTGGCAGGTGTTGCTGGGATTATCGCTGCCTTCGCGTGTTTCTTCGCCGTGCTCATTAACAG GTCGAAAACGCGCACAAAAGGACTTCATTATAAAGGTACAAAGAAAAGCAATAGACCGAGACAAACGCCAACGGGAGAGACACTTCTTGGAGCGGCATCCTGA
- the LOC143347618 gene encoding uncharacterized protein LOC143347618 isoform X1, whose protein sequence is MEIADAGGGFKQFQVTALILSILLLGWADHVAGGDCSLAELTCRDGHCVPIDAFCNGQNDCGDSSDEPAMCTPCNRTYHGREGHTYKLDLPRPAEERLPFLCHLTFTAAGQGYGELVQLLWDAFSVGSVDPNTDSFVTSCPEGSLQLAELGRHFTGGSWCGAGEGKASYYSETSTVTASIRLFHAPSFVPFDFRLRYKFVARNEAVARLGKPDLPIERGSPVPGTYCSRNFYECHLKQCRLQSPNYPGEYPRNASCLITIRQMEVPTCKHAMISVKSTPAGPAGITTTNSTLSVWQDCPPEKDRLIFHDGVRPEDPILLIYCGGPLPQITARGPTMQVEFRSSPIAIPLGASALRLELEIQVVYVDSDGLDYAKEPQGCHFFVNGTNKRSGILRAPLHALPPNSSCTWNIKGSSGDRVWIYFSSYSQRDLTGSVENNASSQSDVPCAVKLIFWDGTTTTGFPIATLCDDTPKLCAHAALRNVTRSTRPCKEEESYITVAPSLTLRMETMLGTALHTVNFNAQYEFISTVQVGEPWGDGVCSRVWRKVRSGEVTTPRDVRLFGRGGSSKLECKYRIEAGADERVRLTLHNVSLGESTICTSEPDPHTGRPRCVQEVGSREARLVLYEAPWRDVRLPRACLCDNTSHLPLTHISSSKALEITFLVDQQAPYEDFETLFFYASFELVRAPECPRKQRVRGEGGELRFVAPPLSRPDIYCEGLPWLVEARGNRSLFVLTWGWFLPLEPLPVSEVNEQVKCPTSNRILLYSGWPPKLLKVVCPAEPGAREFTVHVFSEEWLVGADEGKWPGPPRPPALLLDFVARESGQAAASWLEISKSRAALRRQLRLPERGIENETTSHGDCPHKCPELSACIAASLWCDGRAHCPSGHDEASCGNGAKLLGLLPSEMWLVLAGVAGIIAAFACFFAVLINRSKTRTKGLHYKGTKKSNRPRQTPTGETLLGAAS, encoded by the exons ATG GAGATAGCTGATGCTGGAGGTGGTTTTAAACAGTTTCAAGTGACTGCTTTGATTCTGTCGATATTACTGCTTGGATGGGCAGACCATGTGGCAGGTGGTGATTGCAGTCTGGCAGAGTTAACTTGCAGGGATGGACATTGCGTACCGATAGATGCATTTTGTAATGGACAAAATGATTGTGGAGATAGTAGCGACGAGCCAGCAATGTGTACACCCTGTAATCGTACTTATCATGGGCGAGAAGGGCACACGTACAAGTTGGATCTTCCAAGGCCTGCAGAGGAACGATTACCTTTCCTCTGTCATTTAACGTTCACCGCTGCTGGTCAGGGGTATGGAGAACTGGTACAACTTTTATGGGATGCATTTAGCGTGGGAAGCGTAGATCCGAATACCGACAGTTTTGTCACAAGCTGCCCTGAAGGATCGTTGCAGTTGGCAGAATTAGGTAGACATTTTACCGGTGGTTCATGGTGTGGAGCTGGAGAAGGAAAAGCTTCTTATTATAGCGAAACTAGTACTGTCACAGCATCTATACGACTGTTTCATGCCCCTTCCTTTGTACCATTCGACTTCCGTTTACGATATAAGTTTGTGGCACGCAATGAAGCAGTCGCTAGATTAGGGAAACCAGATCTTCCAATTGAACGGGGCTCTCCAGTGCCAGGTACATACTGCTCTAGAAACTTTTATGAATGTCACTTGAAACAGTGCAGATTACAGAGCCCAAATTACCCTGGAGAATATCCGAGAAATGCGAGCTGCCTGATCACTATAAGGCAAATGGAGGTGCCCACGTGCAAGCATGCCATGATTTCCGTGAAATCTACACCGGCTGGTCCAGCTGGGATAACTACCACTAATAGTACTTTAAGCGTATGGCAAGATTGCCCTCCGGAAAAGGATCGTCTCATCTTCCACGATGGTGTACGCCCAGAGGATCCAATTTTGTTGATTTACTGTGGAGGGCCTTTACCACAGATCACTGCCAGAGGTCCAACGATGCAAGTGGAGTTTCGAAGTTCACCGATAGCCATTCCTCTCGGTGCTTCTGCTTTACGACTCGAGTTAGAAATTCAAGTAGTTTACGTCGATTCCGACGGGCTCGATTACGCTAAAGAGCCGCAAGGCTGCCACTTTTTTGTAAATGGTACTAATAAAAGGAGTGGTATATTACGAGCACCGCTTCACGCACTGCCACCGAATTCCAGCTGCACCTGGAACATTAAAGGATCTTCCGGAGACAGAGTGTGGATTTATTTTTCTTCTTATTCTCAGAGAGATTTAACCGGTAGCGTTGAAAATAATGCTAGCTCACAGTCGGATGTTCCGTGCGcggtgaaattaattttttgggACGGTACAACGACTACTGGATTTCCAATAGCGACGCTTTGCGACGATACACCCAAGTTATGCGCTCACGCAGCTTTAAGAAACGTTACCAGAAGTACAAGACCGTGTAAAGAAGAAGAAAGTTACATCACGGTAGCACCATCTTTAACGTTGCGCATGGAAACGATGTTGGGCACTGCTCTTCACACTGTTAATTTCAAT GCACAATATGAATTTATCTCAACCGTTCAAGTTGGCGAACCTTGGGGCGACGGTGTGTGCAGCAGGGTTTGGCGTAAAGTTCGCAGTGGTGAAGTCACGACGCCACGTGATGTTCGTCTGTTTGGTCGGGGCGGATCCTCGAAATTAGAGTGCAAATATCGAATCGAGGCAGGCGCCGACGAAAGAGTGAGACTGACGTTGCACAACGTCAGTTTGGGCGAGTCAACCATTTGCACGAGCGAACCGGATCCTCATACCGGCCGACCACGTTGTGTTCAGGAAGTGGGTTCCAGAGAGGCTCGTTTAGTTTTATACGAAGCGCCTTGGCGGGACGTGAGACTTCCAAGAGCTTGTTTATGTGATAATACGTCGCATCTTCCATTGACCCACATTTCTTCGAGCAAAGCTCTGGAAATTACATTCTTGGTCGATCAACAAGCCCCGTACGAAGATTTCGAGACGCTTTTCTTTTATGCTAGTTTCGAGCTTGTTCGGGCACCCGAGTGCCCCAGGAAACAAAGAGTACGCGGAGAAG GTGGCGAGCTACGATTCGTTGCGCCGCCGCTGTCAAGGCCGGACATTTATTGCGAGGGACTCCCCTGGTTGGTAGAGGCACGCGGGAACAGGTCTCTGTTCGTGTTAACTTGGGGTTGGTTTCTTCCTCTTGAGCCTTTGCCTGTGTCAGAAGTGAACGAACAAGTGAAATGTCCGACGAGCAACAGAATCCTTCTTTACTCCGGTTGGCCACCGAAGCTCTTGAAGGTCGTATGTCCCGCAGAGCCGGGAGCAAGGGAGTTCACTGTTCACGTGTTCTCGGAAGAGTGGTTGGTAGGAGCCGACGAAGGTAAATGGCCAGGACCACCGCGACCGCCGGCGCTTTTGTTAGATTTCGTCGCGAGGGAATCCGGTCAGGCTGCAGCCTCCTGGCTCGAAATCTCGAAAAGCAGAGCCGCGCTTCGTAGACAGCTACGCCTACCCGAGAGAGGAATAGAAAATGAAACAACGAGTCACGGAGACTGTCCTCATAAATGTCCCGAGCTGAGTGCTTGTATCGCCGCGAGTCTTTGGTGCGACGGAAGAGCGCACTGTCCATCCGGACACGACGAAGCTAGTTGCGGTAACGGCGCAAAATTACTCGGGCTACTTCCTTCGGAGATGTGGCTTGTACTGGCAGGTGTTGCTGGGATTATCGCTGCCTTCGCGTGTTTCTTCGCCGTGCTCATTAACAG GTCGAAAACGCGCACAAAAGGACTTCATTATAAAGGTACAAAGAAAAGCAATAGACCGAGACAAACGCCAACGGGAGAGACACTTCTTGGAGCGGCATCCTGA
- the Sf3b3 gene encoding splicing factor 3B subunit 3: MYLYNLTLQRATGITHAVHGNFSGSKMQEILVSRGKSLELLRPDPNTGKVHTLLTVEVFGIIRSLMAFRLTGGTKDYIVVGSDSGRIVILEYIPAKNVFEKVHQETFGKSGCRRIVPGQYLAIDPKGRAVMIGAIEKQKLVYILNRDPEARLTISSPLEAHKSNTLVYHTVGVDVGFENPMFACLEIDYEEADSDPTGDAAVKTQQTLTLYELDLGLNHVVRKYSEPLEEHANFLVSVPGGNDGPSGVLICSENYLTYKNLGDQHDIRCPIPRRRNDLDDPERGMIFVCSATHKTKSMFFFLAQTEQGDIFKITLETDEDMVTEIKLKYFDTVPVAASMCVLKTGFLFVASEFGNHYLYQIAHLGDDDDEPEFSSAMPLEEGDTFFFAPRPLRNLVLVDEMDSLSPIMACQVADLANEDTPQLYITCGRGPRSTLRVLRHGLEVSEMAVSELPGNPNAVWTVKRRIDEEYDAYIIVSFVNATLVLSIGETVEEVTDSGFLGTTPTLSCSALGEDALVQVYPDGIRHIRADKRVNEWKAPGKKTIVKCAVNQRQVVIALTGGELVYFEMDPTGQLNEYTERKKMPSEVMCMALGNVAIGEQRSWFLAVGLQDNTVRIISLDPSDCLAPRSMQALPAAAESLCIVEMGAKDANSSEEMLPQQSSLYLNIGLQNGVLLRTVLDPISGDLADTRTRYLGSRPVKLFRIKMQGNQAVLAMSSRSWLSYYYQNRFHLTPLSYESLEFASGFSSEQCPEGIVAISTNTLRILALEKLGAVFNQISFPLEYTPRKFAIHSDSAHLIVIETEHNAYTEETKQQRRLQMAEEMQEAAGAEEAVVARELAEAFLSEEPNESVFGAPRAGPGLWASLIRIIAPTTGQTFEVHRLEQNLAALCLCLVKFANQGDQLFLIVGVAKEFQLNPRVSSGGFLYTYKVNGECTSLELIHKTTLDEVPLAICPYQGRVLVGVGRMLRLYDMGKKKLLRKCENKHIPNAVVSINAIGQRIYVSDVQESVYAVRYKRQENQLIVFADDTHPRWITTTCVLDYDTVATADKFGNIAVIRLASGINDDVDEDPTGNKALWDRGLLNGASQKADTVACFHVGETVMSLQKATLIPGGSESLVYTTLSGTVGVLVPFTSHEDHDFFQHLEMHMRSEHPPLCGRDHLSFRSYYYPVKNVIDGDLCEQFNSIEPTKQKSISGDLERTPSEVSKKLEDIRTRYAF; the protein is encoded by the exons atgtaTTTATACAATTTGACCCTTCAACGTGCAACGGGTATTACCCATGCAGTGCATGGGAATTTCTCTGGCAGCAAAATGCAGGAGATTTTGGTCTCGCGTGGAAAGTCATTAGAACTCCTACGACCTGATCCAAATACAGGAAAAGTCCACACCTTATTAACTGTAGAAGTATTTGGAATTATTCGGTCTTTGATGGCCTTCAGATTGACAGGTGGCACAAAAGATTATATTGTAGTTGGATCAGATTCTGGACGTATTGTAATTTTGGAATATATTCCTGCAAAGAATGTTTTCGAAAAAGTACATCAGGAAACTTTCGGTAAAAGCGGATGTAGACGAATCGTACCTGGACAATACTTAGCTATAGATCCCAAAGGAAGAGCTGTAATGATAG GTGCAATCGAAAAACAAAAACTTGTATATATTTTGAATAGAGATCCTGAAGCCAGGCTTACGATTTCTTCACCTTTAGAAGCTCATAAAAGTAATACGCTAGTTTATCATACAGTGGGCGTAGATGTGGGTTTTGAAAATCCTATGTTTGCCTGTTTAGAAATCGATTATGAG GAAGCAGACAGTGATCCCACAGGAGATGCAGCGGTAAAAACGCAACAAACGTTAACTTTGTACGAACTTGATCTCGGTTTAAATCACGTTGTACGTAAGTACAGCGAACCGTTGGAAGAACACGCGAATTTCCTTGTATCTGTACCTGGAGGAAACGATGGACCAAGCGGTGTCCTTATTTGTTCAGAGAATTACCTGACGTATAAAAATCTTGGCGATCAACACGATATTCGTTGCCCTATTCCCAGGCGACGTAATGATTTAGATGATCCTGAGAGAGGAATGATATTCGTATGTTCCGCTACTCACAAGACCAAAAgcatgtttttctttttggctCAAACTGAGCAAGGGGATATCTTTAAGATCACGCTCGAAACAGACGAAGATATGGTGACTGAAATTAAACTAAAGTATTTCGACACAGTACCTGTCGCGGCAAGTATGTGCGTCTTAAAAACAGGATTTTTGTTTGTTGCCTCGGAATTTGGTAATCA TTACCTCTATCAAATTGCGCACTTGGGGGACGACGACGATGAACCAGAATTTAGTTCTGCTATGCCTCTTGAAGAAGGTGACACTTTCTTTTTTGCACCACGGCCGCTTAGAAATTTAGTATTGGTAGATGAAATGGATAGCTTATCGCCAATAATGGCGTGTCAG GTGGCTGATTTGGCAAACGAAGATACTCCTCAACTATACATAACGTGTGGTAGAGGACCACGTTCGACTTTGCGAGTATTACGTCATGGTTTAGAAGTTTCTGAAATGGCTGTCAGTGAATTGCCGGGTAATCCAAATGCTGTGTGGACGGTTAAAAGAAGAATCGATG AGGAGTATGATGCTTACATCATAGTGTCCTTCGTCAATGCCACGCTTGTACTTAGTATCGGAGAAACTGTAGAAGAAGTGACAGATTCCGGGTTTCTTGGTACGACACCAACGTTGAGCTGTTCCGCGTTAGGCGAAGATGCGCTGGTCCAG GTATATCCTGATGGGATACGTCATATACGTGCAGATAAACGTGTAAACGAATGGAAAGCGCCTGGTAAAAAGACTATAGTCAAATGTGCAGTGAATCAACGTCAGGTTGTGATTGCTCTTACTGGAGGAGAATTGGTATACTTCGAAATGGACCCT ACTGGACAATTGAACGAGTATACGGAACGAAAGAAAATGCCATCGGAAGTGATGTGTATGGCTCTTGGTAACGTGGCGATCGGAGAACAGAGATCGTGGTTTCTGGCTGTCGGTCTTCAGGATAACACAGTGAGGATCATTTCGTTGGATCCGTCCGATTGTTTAGCACCCAGGAGCATGCAAGCTTTACCGGCAGCTGCGGAAAGTTTATGTATCGTTGAAATGGGTGCTAAAGACGCAAACAGTTCGGAAGAGATGTTACCTCAACAGTCCagtctatatttaaatatag GCTTGCAAAATGGCGTTTTATTAAGGACAGTGTTAGACCCAATATCCGGCGATCTCGCAGACACGCGTACACGATATTTAGGATCGCGTCCAGTTAAACTGTTTAGAATAAAAATGCAAGGGAACCAAGCGGTGCTCGCAATGAGCAGTAGATCCTGGCTAAGTTATTACTATCAGAATCGTTTCCATTTAACGCCGTTATCGTACGAGAGTTTGGAATTTGCATCGGGCTTCAGCTCCGAGCAGTGTCCCGAAGGAATTGTCGCCATTTCGACGAACACGCTCAGAATTCTTGCTCTCGAAAAACTGGGCGCTGTGTTCAATCAAATCAGTTTCCCGCTGGAGTACACGCCCAGGAAGTTTGCGATTCACTCGGACTCCGCGCATTTGATTGTCATCGAAACGGAGCATAACGCGTACACGGAAGAAACGAAGCAGCAGAGAAGGTTACAGATGGCTGAGGAAATGCAAGAGGCTGCAGGCGCTGAGGAGGCTGTAGTAGCAAGAGAATTGGCGGAAGCTTTCTTGTCAGAGGAACCCAATGAGTCGGTGTTCGGCGCGCCAAGGGCCGGACCTGGTTTATGGGCATCATTGATAAGAATAATAGCGCCCACGACGGGACAAACATTCGAAGTTCATCGGCTTGAACAAAATTTAGCTGCTTTATG TCTGTGTCTCGTAAAGTTTGCTAATCAAGGCGATCAGCTGTTCCTTATAGTTGGTGTTGCGAAGGAATTCCAACTAAATCCTAGAGTCAGCAGCGGAGGCTTTTTATATACGTATAA GGTAAATGGTGAATGTACCAGCCTCGAATTAATTCATAAAACCACTTTGGATGAAGTACCGTTGGCGATATGCCCTTATCAAGGAAGAGTATTAGTTGGCGTTGGCAGAATGTTGCGCTTGTACGATAtgggcaaaaaaaaattgttgcgaaagtgtgaaaatAAGCATATTCCTAATGCGGTTGTTTCCATCAATGCGATTGGACAACGAATTTACGTGAGCGACGTTCAGGAATCAGTGTATGCCGTGAGATACAAACGACAAGAGAATCAACTCATAGTATTCGCCGACGATACGCATCCAAGATGGATTACAACAACGTGTGTACTGGATTATGACACTGTTGCCACTGCTGACAAGTTTGGAAATATTGCTGTC ATACGTTTGGCAAGTGGAATTAATGATGACGTAGACGAGGATCCAACTGGGAACAAGGCGTTGTGGGACAGAGGTTTATTGAACGGTGCTAGTCAGAAGGCGGACACGGTCGCGTGTTTCCACGTCGGTGAAACGGTTATGTCCTTACAGAAAGCGACTCTTATCCCCGGGGGTTCTGAAAGTTTAGTTTATACGACCCTAAGTGGAACGGTGGGGGTTCTTGTTCCTTTCACGAGTCACGAAGATCACGATTTCTTCCAACATTTGGAAATGCACATGCGGTCCGAGCATCCGCCGCTTTGCGGAAGGGATCATTTATCGTTTAGATCGtattattatcctgtaaaaaatgTCATCGACGGCGATCTTTGCGAGCAGTTCAATTCGATAGAGCCGACAAAACAGAAGAGTATATCCGGCGATCTTGAACGAACGCCATCTGAAGTATCGAAGAAACTGGAGGATATTCGTACGCGTTACGCATTTTAA
- the LOC143347420 gene encoding uncharacterized protein LOC143347420 translates to MNNIRLMTIRTYKAYRKYPSGTAGIKGQIKLKKMETFKTETETNPDELMEDDTDLNEVDFTNLDTRYEPWREEKKQKELLKIRMVKRKYFKEIEPSFLTLVDRDQIQKLHASNPDEWTPEKLSESFPALPETIRKILKTKWVPQSMNRAIKYDSNVIENWKNFRIGKLVVSDKLHEHLTKFKNRQISLTDRELLLKNIIPPKMEFPKPRSSMFSNFITKIENTEQPLNNQKLISCTSDVSRNKKELITMDKENIEEPMAQTNKFTNTNSSNQKNKTSNKLILNEFLKAKLKKLYEISPEEGITLLQTYRQHIQFTNLKDESSNINNTAKEPSTKENKVTTVDNKKESTEKSMIETNKFTNADNGDQENNKVDNKLINNDFIKMKLKSLYETSPEEGIKLLSTHKQYLQSKNLKDIISDVNDAEKKQDTEERNVTTVKIPSNESTLTVNEDKTCFNVVVTSNKERDALDTYVKEWKTSIDTEFKYANSIKIPKNVHKEGMTYRIKDCYYDDDGEFLYRTPGLKN, encoded by the exons ATGAACAATATTAGATTAATGACAATTAGGACATATAAAGCGTATCGTAAATATCCGTCCGGAACTGCTGGCATTAAAggacaaataaaattaaaaaaaatggaaaCTTTCAAAACTGAAACTGAAACCAATCCTGATGAATTAATGGAAGATGATACGGATCTGAATGAAGTTGATTTTACGAACCTTGACACGAGATATGAACCTTGGAG agaagaaaagaaacagAAAGAGCTTTTGAAAATACGTATGGTGAAAAGAAAATACTTTAAGGAAATAGAGCCAAGTTTTCTTACGTTAGTCGACAGGGATCAAATACAAAAATTACATGCAAGTAATCCAGATGAATGGACGCCAGAAAAATTAAGTGAAAGCTTCCCAGCATTGCCAGAAAcaataagaaaaattttaaaaacaaaatggGTACCACAATCAATGAACAGAGCAATAAAATACGATAGTAACGTTATTGAAAATTGGAAGAATTTTAGAATTGGTAAATTGGTGGTAAGTGATAAGTTGCACGAGCATTTAACAAAGTTCAAAAATAGGCAAATTAGTTTAACCGATAGAGAATTattgctcaaaaatattattccacCAAAGATGGAATTTCCAAAACCACGAAGTTCTATGTTTTCAaactttataacaaaaatagaaaatacagaACAACCTTTGAATAATCAGAAGCTAATTTCATGTACAAGTGATGTAAGCAGAAACAAGAAAGAATTAATCACTATGGACAAGGAAAATATAGAAGAACCTATGGCACaaacaaataaatttacaaatacaaaCAGTAGTAACCAAAAGAATAAAACgagtaataaattaatattgaatGAATTTTTGAAAgcaaaattaaagaaattatatGAAATATCCCCAGAAGAAGGAATAACATTATTACAAACATATAGACAACATATACAATTCACAAATTTAAAAGACGAAAGTTCTAATATAAACAATACTGCAAAAGAACCAAGCACAAAGGAAAACAAAGTTACTACAGTCGACAATAAAAAAGAATCTACAGAAAAATCTATGATAGAAACAAATAAATTCACAAATGCAGACAATGGTGACCAGGAAAACAATAAAGtggataataaattaattaacaatgattttataaaaatgaaattaaagagTCTCTATGAAACATCTCCAGAGGagggaataaaattattaagtaCACATAAACAATATTTACAATCCAAAAATTTAAAAGACATAATTTCTGATGTAAATGATGCTGAGAAAAAACAAGACACAGAAGAGAGAAATGTTACCACTGTAAAAATCCCATCTAATGAAAGTACTTTAACAGTTAACGAAGATAAAACTTGCTTTAATGTAGTAGTTACATCGAATAAAGAACGTGATGCTTTAGATACTTATGTAAAAGAATGGAAAACAAGCATAGATACAGAGTTCAAATATGCAAACTCTATAAAGATTCCTAAGAATGTACATAAAGAAGGTATGACCTATAGGATAAAGGACTGCTATTACGACGACGATGGAGAGTTTTTGTACAGAACGCCGGGATTAAAAAATTAA